In one window of Prosthecobacter fusiformis DNA:
- a CDS encoding HAD family hydrolase, protein MRYAFFDLDHTLLPFDTQTLFCNYVLHRHPWRVVLHAWFVPYALGRAIGVVSTETAKRAFLSYLWGMKRAHLRRLARDFAHDCVDTWIYQELRAEILRHKHQGRKLVLNTASPDFYAEEIASVLDFDHCISTRFQIGNIVPLRPPLTGTNNKRDAKIAAMKASIPGVAALTDEQRFHCWAYSDSAADIPLLEFCGNRILVHPSGSLRKHFPEHDVTVLTPRRPYWGKMGDMLSSLRQIFGLHSENGPAR, encoded by the coding sequence ATGCGCTACGCTTTTTTCGATCTCGACCACACGCTGCTGCCCTTCGATACGCAGACGTTGTTCTGCAATTACGTGCTTCATCGGCATCCATGGCGCGTGGTTCTCCACGCCTGGTTTGTGCCCTATGCGCTTGGCCGGGCCATCGGTGTGGTCAGCACAGAGACTGCTAAACGGGCCTTCCTATCCTACCTCTGGGGCATGAAACGGGCGCACCTGCGCCGACTGGCACGTGATTTTGCGCATGATTGCGTGGATACCTGGATCTATCAGGAACTGCGTGCCGAAATCCTGCGCCATAAACACCAAGGAAGGAAACTGGTGCTGAATACCGCCAGCCCGGATTTCTATGCTGAAGAGATCGCCTCGGTGCTCGACTTCGACCACTGTATCTCCACCCGCTTTCAAATCGGCAACATTGTCCCCCTTCGCCCGCCTCTGACAGGCACAAATAACAAACGGGATGCCAAGATCGCCGCTATGAAGGCCTCCATCCCCGGTGTGGCAGCTCTCACGGATGAGCAGCGTTTCCACTGCTGGGCGTATAGTGACAGTGCCGCAGACATCCCACTGCTGGAATTCTGCGGCAACCGCATCCTGGTCCACCCCAGTGGCAGCTTGCGAAAGCACTTCCCCGAGCATGATGTGACAGTCCTCACTCCCCGCCGCCCATATTGGGGAAAAATGGGGGATATGCTATCCTCACTCCGGCAGATTTTCGGTCTGCATTCAGAAAACGGGCCTGCCCGTTAA
- a CDS encoding mannose-1-phosphate guanylyltransferase, translating to MRQPASPSRYALILAGGSGQRFWPVSRDALPKQLLKLFGEKTLLEMTVERLEGIVPVENIVILTNKQQESAVRALLPQLPAENIIAEPEKRDTAPAIALGVGWVVARDPGATMMVLPADHLIQNVAEFQKVLMNAAMAAESASSLVTVGIKPTWACPSYGYVERGKRASVLGVTDVAIYEVARFREKPNPDLAEHFIAQGNFTWNAGMFIWTIPAIFSELSRHCPALADFVSELRGSLDFNATVAKQFSKLPKLSIDYALMERASRVLNIEATFDWDDVGNWTSVGRYLKKDAGNNQHNCALSQLDADNNLVFTQTGQHVALLGVQDLIIVASKDALLITTRAHAENIKKLADQLPQELH from the coding sequence ATGAGACAGCCTGCATCCCCCTCACGATATGCCCTCATTTTAGCTGGAGGTAGCGGGCAGCGGTTCTGGCCTGTCAGCCGCGATGCACTGCCCAAGCAGCTTTTGAAGCTTTTCGGCGAAAAAACTCTCCTCGAAATGACGGTGGAGCGTCTGGAAGGAATCGTGCCGGTGGAAAACATCGTCATCCTCACCAATAAACAACAGGAAAGCGCTGTCCGTGCCCTGCTGCCTCAGCTTCCGGCAGAAAACATCATCGCGGAGCCTGAAAAACGCGATACCGCACCAGCCATCGCCCTGGGCGTCGGCTGGGTGGTGGCTCGGGATCCAGGAGCGACCATGATGGTACTGCCAGCGGATCACTTGATCCAGAACGTGGCCGAATTTCAGAAAGTGCTCATGAATGCAGCTATGGCTGCCGAAAGCGCCAGCAGTCTGGTCACCGTGGGCATCAAGCCCACCTGGGCATGTCCCAGTTATGGATATGTGGAGCGTGGTAAACGTGCCTCGGTACTAGGGGTGACGGATGTGGCCATTTATGAAGTGGCCCGCTTCCGGGAAAAGCCCAATCCCGATCTGGCTGAGCACTTCATTGCCCAAGGAAACTTTACCTGGAATGCAGGCATGTTTATCTGGACCATCCCGGCCATTTTTAGTGAACTGTCCCGCCATTGCCCTGCCCTGGCGGACTTCGTTTCTGAACTCCGCGGTTCCCTGGACTTCAATGCCACCGTGGCCAAGCAGTTTTCCAAACTGCCCAAGCTCTCCATCGACTACGCCCTCATGGAGCGCGCTTCCCGGGTGTTGAACATCGAGGCCACCTTTGACTGGGATGATGTGGGGAATTGGACTTCCGTCGGCCGTTACCTGAAAAAGGATGCCGGTAATAACCAGCACAACTGCGCCCTTTCCCAACTGGATGCGGATAACAACCTTGTTTTCACCCAGACAGGCCAGCACGTGGCTCTCCTAGGGGTACAGGATCTGATCATCGTTGCCTCCAAAGATGCCCTCCTGATCACCACCAGGGCGCATGCCGAAAACATCAAAAAACTGGCGGATCAACTGCCCCAGGAGCTGCATTAA
- a CDS encoding HD domain-containing protein yields MSIPDHRPFGQELAAAVASLLEAGHQLAEGHRDYCGMGLAVQQGQYRYAEVWDGQMQDLGSLQTMSGVQALSFPDKDSFISWLAGQSDHSLSRREMKDAFYHGNQTITQRRLIDFVAQFQGTEQVCLSRWKNLWQAIPAQGDGADWFGGLVGAWSEPHRHYHNLVHLNECLLLLDQCSDLAAQPVALEMALWFHDAIYDPQAGCDNEALSASFALDVLQDGNVSPPFASHVSSLIHLTKKHLPDATPDAALICDIDLAILGQDEGRFQEYERAIRREYEWVPLAEYIEGRRRILAGFLNRPRIYSTPSFQDRYEEIARKNLQASLQRLNQGRLP; encoded by the coding sequence ATGAGTATTCCTGATCACCGCCCTTTTGGCCAAGAGCTGGCCGCCGCTGTAGCTTCTCTCTTGGAGGCAGGCCACCAGCTTGCCGAAGGACACCGAGACTATTGCGGCATGGGGCTGGCCGTACAGCAGGGGCAGTATCGTTATGCCGAAGTATGGGACGGGCAGATGCAGGACCTTGGTTCTCTCCAGACAATGAGTGGAGTCCAAGCGCTAAGCTTTCCAGACAAGGACAGCTTCATTTCTTGGCTGGCGGGACAGAGTGACCACTCGCTGTCCCGAAGGGAAATGAAGGACGCCTTTTATCACGGCAACCAGACGATTACCCAGAGACGGCTCATAGATTTTGTCGCTCAATTTCAGGGGACAGAGCAGGTCTGCCTGTCCCGCTGGAAAAATCTCTGGCAGGCCATCCCAGCGCAAGGGGACGGAGCGGACTGGTTCGGAGGACTCGTCGGTGCGTGGAGCGAACCCCACCGTCACTATCACAATCTGGTGCATCTGAATGAATGCCTGCTTCTGCTGGACCAATGCTCCGACCTCGCTGCCCAACCCGTGGCACTAGAAATGGCCTTGTGGTTTCATGATGCCATCTATGATCCGCAGGCTGGCTGTGATAATGAAGCTCTCAGTGCCAGCTTTGCCCTGGATGTTTTGCAGGATGGTAACGTATCCCCTCCCTTTGCTAGCCACGTTTCATCCCTCATCCATCTCACGAAAAAACACCTTCCGGACGCCACGCCAGATGCTGCACTCATTTGCGATATCGACCTCGCTATCCTGGGCCAGGACGAGGGGCGGTTTCAAGAATACGAAAGAGCCATCCGCCGCGAGTACGAATGGGTGCCCCTGGCAGAGTATATTGAGGGTCGCAGGCGAATCCTGGCCGGGTTTCTTAACCGTCCCAGGATCTATTCAACACCCTCCTTCCAAGACCGGTATGAAGAAATCGCCCGGAAAAATCTCCAGGCGTCCCTTCAGAGACTCAATCAAGGCCGACTGCCCTGA
- a CDS encoding alkaline phosphatase D family protein yields the protein MSIPPLYPLVPAQVSSRRTFISGSASLVLAAMGCERVFGAVKSLPKFTSYPFTLGVASGDPSPDGVVLWTRLAPQPLEGGGMDPVPVEVSWQVAEDEAMSKVVRQGTSIATPEWGHSVHVEVDGLQPDRWYWYQFRAGTEVSPKARTRTFPAIDTLPDRLRFAVASCQHYETGLYTAYEHMAREDLDLVIHLGDYIYEDGGIDKRVRKHTGPEITTLDHYRNRHAQYKTDPALQAMHAIAPWLVTWDDHEFDNNCAGDISEHPDVKKEDFLLRRAAAYQAYYEHMPLRRSAMPKGPDMLLYRKLGYGRLTDFHVLDTRQYRSDQPCGDHNKPPCPESLSPDTSLLGAIQRDWLFEGLAKSPSTWNILAQQVMMARVDRVAGESIGYSMDQWPSCEMERRRLLKFLHDQRVSNPVVLTGDIHSNWANNLIADFDDLESKIVATEFVGTSISSGGDGLLKPKTLDATYAENPFVKFHSTERGYIRCEVTPELWKSDYQAIEYVSRPGAPLHTRASFVVESGKAGLQEA from the coding sequence GTGAGCATACCACCTCTTTATCCACTCGTCCCTGCGCAAGTATCCAGCCGTCGCACCTTCATTTCCGGCTCCGCTTCACTCGTCTTAGCCGCCATGGGCTGCGAGCGAGTATTCGGAGCTGTCAAAAGCTTGCCCAAATTCACCAGCTATCCCTTCACTCTAGGGGTCGCTTCCGGTGACCCCTCACCCGATGGCGTGGTACTATGGACCCGGCTGGCCCCCCAGCCACTGGAAGGCGGCGGCATGGACCCTGTACCGGTGGAGGTTTCCTGGCAGGTGGCTGAAGACGAGGCCATGTCCAAAGTGGTGCGTCAGGGCACGTCCATTGCCACACCTGAGTGGGGGCATTCCGTGCATGTGGAGGTGGACGGCCTACAGCCGGACCGCTGGTATTGGTATCAGTTTAGGGCAGGCACTGAAGTCAGTCCCAAAGCGCGCACACGCACTTTCCCCGCCATTGACACCCTGCCAGATCGCCTGCGCTTCGCCGTCGCCTCCTGCCAGCATTATGAAACCGGCCTTTATACTGCCTATGAGCACATGGCCCGGGAGGACCTGGATCTCGTCATCCATCTGGGAGACTATATCTATGAGGACGGCGGTATTGATAAGCGTGTGCGTAAACACACAGGGCCGGAAATCACTACTCTGGACCATTATCGCAACCGCCATGCGCAGTATAAAACCGATCCCGCGCTCCAGGCCATGCATGCCATCGCCCCTTGGCTGGTCACCTGGGACGACCACGAATTCGACAATAACTGTGCCGGAGACATCTCTGAGCACCCCGATGTGAAGAAGGAGGACTTCCTTCTGCGCCGCGCGGCCGCTTATCAGGCCTATTACGAGCACATGCCCCTGCGCCGCAGCGCCATGCCGAAGGGCCCGGACATGCTGCTTTATCGCAAACTGGGCTATGGTAGGCTCACTGATTTTCACGTCCTGGATACCCGCCAATACCGCAGCGACCAGCCCTGCGGAGACCACAACAAACCGCCATGCCCGGAGTCTCTTTCTCCAGATACTAGCCTGCTAGGTGCCATCCAGCGCGACTGGCTCTTTGAAGGCCTGGCCAAATCGCCCAGCACCTGGAACATCCTGGCCCAGCAGGTGATGATGGCCCGGGTGGACCGGGTCGCCGGCGAAAGCATCGGCTATAGCATGGACCAATGGCCAAGCTGCGAAATGGAGCGGCGACGGCTTCTCAAATTCCTACACGATCAGCGCGTTTCCAATCCTGTCGTACTCACCGGCGATATTCACAGCAACTGGGCTAACAATCTCATCGCTGATTTCGATGACCTGGAGTCAAAAATCGTGGCCACCGAATTCGTCGGCACCTCCATCAGCTCCGGGGGTGATGGCCTCCTGAAACCGAAAACACTGGATGCCACCTACGCTGAAAATCCCTTCGTCAAATTTCACAGTACTGAACGCGGTTATATCCGCTGTGAAGTCACCCCGGAGCTGTGGAAATCCGACTACCAAGCCATCGAGTATGTCTCCCGTCCGGGAGCCCCCCTCCATACCCGCGCCTCTTTCGTCGTCGAATCTGGCAAAGCAGGTCTGCAAGAAGCCTGA
- a CDS encoding type II secretion system protein, giving the protein MKIKTSTLLARRLSQRAPRSGMTLIEISLVIALLLGLIAVVFLGIGSYRQGADKAKCKMQLAAVQKAVRSGANMQNLIAEAPMVAATDVFGPGLLLETTPVCPSGGAYTWIDEVPVVGTPFGNCDFTGAGTATTTHVLTVAETADW; this is encoded by the coding sequence ATGAAAATCAAAACATCCACACTCCTCGCACGTCGTCTCTCCCAGCGCGCCCCACGCTCAGGGATGACACTGATTGAAATCAGCCTTGTGATCGCCCTTCTCCTGGGATTGATCGCGGTGGTCTTCCTCGGCATCGGCAGCTACCGTCAGGGAGCTGACAAAGCCAAGTGCAAGATGCAGCTCGCTGCAGTGCAGAAAGCTGTTCGTTCTGGTGCAAACATGCAGAACTTGATCGCGGAAGCCCCAATGGTGGCCGCCACGGACGTCTTCGGCCCTGGATTGCTGCTTGAAACGACACCCGTCTGCCCTTCCGGTGGTGCATACACCTGGATCGATGAAGTCCCCGTGGTCGGCACTCCGTTCGGCAACTGCGACTTCACAGGCGCAGGCACAGCCACGACCACCCACGTGCTGACTGTTGCTGAAACCGCTGACTGGTAA